In a single window of the Arcobacter sp. CECT 8986 genome:
- a CDS encoding glycoside hydrolase family protein: MNIDRLKKSIIAHEGFSLKVYTCPAGKLTIGYGRNLEDRGITKHEADEFLNSDCLDIKLKLEDEIYFFSSLPDNVQEVLIEMAYQLGLYGLLKFKNTISYLETAYLNLINGRDIDYREYVAKASIEMLNSKWAIQTPIRAKKLSQKLKGEY; the protein is encoded by the coding sequence ATGAATATAGATAGATTAAAAAAATCTATTATTGCACATGAGGGGTTTAGTCTTAAAGTTTATACTTGTCCAGCTGGTAAGCTTACTATTGGATATGGTCGAAATTTAGAAGATAGAGGAATTACTAAGCATGAAGCAGATGAATTTTTAAATTCAGATTGTTTGGATATTAAATTGAAATTAGAAGATGAAATTTATTTTTTTTCTTCTCTTCCGGATAATGTTCAAGAGGTTTTAATCGAAATGGCTTATCAATTAGGACTTTATGGTTTATTAAAATTTAAAAATACAATTTCATATCTTGAAACGGCTTATTTAAATTTAATTAATGGTCGTGATATAGATTATCGTGAATATGTTGCTAAGGCTAGTATAGAAATGCTTAATTCAAAATGGGCTATTCAAACACCTATAAGAGCAAAAAAATTATCACAAAAATTAAAAGGAGAATATTAA
- a CDS encoding helix-turn-helix domain-containing protein produces MRKDVLNNKRKILIAISNLHKGGKPININQIAKETNMTWRTVKRYFTNNFYLQGV; encoded by the coding sequence ATGAGAAAAGATGTTCTTAATAATAAAAGAAAAATTCTTATTGCTATTTCAAATTTACATAAAGGGGGTAAACCTATTAATATTAATCAAATTGCAAAAGAAACTAATATGACATGGCGTACTGTTAAAAGGTATTTTACAAATAATTTTTATTTACAAGGAGTTTAG